Proteins from a genomic interval of Capsicum annuum cultivar UCD-10X-F1 chromosome 4, UCD10Xv1.1, whole genome shotgun sequence:
- the LOC107869384 gene encoding heavy metal-associated isoprenylated plant protein 39 yields MKKVVLKLEYLDDKVKQKVMKKVSVVYGLDSISIDTKDKKLTVTGTIDPVELVSKLKKLCHTEIVFVGPAKEPDKKKEEAKKADDKKGDDKKKEAAAIKAYPVPVCYQYQPPYLQYPARYHHYHSMEEDPTACVIC; encoded by the coding sequence atgaagaaagtaGTGCTGAAGTTGGAGTATCTCGATGACAAAGTCAAGCAAAAGGTCATGAAAAAAGTTTCTGTTGTGTACGGGTTGGACTCAATTTCGATAGATACAAAGGACAAGAAATTGACAGTAACAGGAACCATAGATCCAGTTGAATTAGTTTCAAAATTGAAGAAGTTATGCCACACTGAGATAGTCTTTGTTGGACCAGCAAAAGAGCCTGATAAGAAGAAAGAGGAAGCAAAGAAGGCTGATGACAAAAAAGGAGACGATAAGAAGAAAGAGGCAGCAGCAATAAAGGCATATCCAGTACCAGTTTGCTACCAATATCAACCACCTTATCTGCAATATCCAGCTCGTTATCATCACTATCATAGTATGGAAGAAGATCCAACGGCTTGCGTTATTTGTTAA
- the LOC107866837 gene encoding thioredoxin-like protein CDSP32, chloroplastic gives MATLTNFLLKPSPELASITKISPSFYCNFPSNQSFEKLKTFKPNRSLLITKATAAPDVEKKVNKDNERVQKISSMEELDEALKKAKNRLVVVEYAGKDSERSKNIYPFMVNLSKTCNDVDFLLVIGDETEKTKALCRREKIDKVPHFTFYKSMEKIHEEEGIGPDQLAGDVLYYGDSHSEVVQLHSREDVEKVIEDHKIDQKLIVLDVGLKHCGPCVKVYPTVIKLSRQMSDSVVFARMNGDENDSCMQFLKDMDVVEVPTFLFIRDGEIKGRYVGSGKGELIGEILRYQGVRVTY, from the exons ATGGCTACTCTCACTAATTTTTTGCTCAAACCATCTCCTGAACTAGCTTCAATTACCAAAATTAGCCCTTCATTTTACTGCAATTTCCCATCAAATCAAtcttttgagaaattgaaaaccTTCAAACCAAACAGGTCCTTATTGATTACAAAGGCAACAGCAGCACCTGATGTGGAGAAAAAAGTGAACAAAGATAATGAAAGAGTACAAAAAATTAGTAGTATGGAGGAATTGGATGAAGCacttaaaaaagctaaaaatcgACTGGTTGTTGTGGAATATGCAGGCAAAGATAGTGAACGTTCCAAAAATATTTATCCTTTTATGGTGAATTTAAGTAAAACATGTAACGACGTCGATTTCTTGCTGGTGATTGGAGATGAAACGGAGAAGACAAAGGCACTCTGCCGGAGAGAAAAGATTGACAAG GTACCACATTTCACCTTCTACAAAAGCATGGAAAAGATCCACGAGGAAGAAGGCATAGGCCCGGACCAACTAGCTGGCGATGTGCTCTACTATGGCGATAGCCATTCTGAAGTAGTGCAGCTCCACAGCAGAGAGGACGTTGAAAAGGTAATCGAAGACCACAAGATCGATCAAAAACTAATAGTCCTCGATGTGGGATTGAAGCATTGTGGACCAtgtgtgaaagtgtatccaacgGTTATTAAGCTATCGAGGCAGATGTCTGATTCAGTCGTGTTCGCGAGGATGAATGGTGATGAGAATGATAGTTGTATGCAGTTCTTGAAAGACATGGATGTAGTTGAAGTGCCTACATTTTTGTTTATAAGAGATGGAGAGATTAAGGGAAGGTATGTTGGATCAGGGAAAGGGGAACTTATTGGAGAAATTCTTAGATACCAAGGAGTTAGGGTTACTTATTAA
- the LOC107868522 gene encoding uncharacterized protein LOC107868522, with amino-acid sequence MGKFDDKIAHIHVYSLRNNSWKEIWKCPSICLTNHIKFVKGKLHWITGDGSDRNGMWFNPGDETFGNVALPNPSGDTFNWKLVSSADISGLVWWYVSRDDDTFERPKNQTLCECDGCGALSLYVESLVSPNSPFDR; translated from the exons ATGGGTAAATTTGATGATAAGATTgctcatattcatgtttatagttTAAGGAATAATTCGTGGAAAGAGATTTGGAAGTGTCCAAGTATTTGTTTGACTAATCATATAAAATTTGTTAAAGGAAAGCTTCATTGGATTACCGGTGATGGTAGTGATAGGAACGGCATGTGGTTCAACCCTGGAGATGAGACATTTGGAAATGTAGCATTGCCGAACCCAAGTGGTGACACTTTCAACTGGAAATTAGTGTCTTCAGCAG ACATTTCAGGTTTAGTGTGGTGGTATGTTTCAAGAGATGATGACACATTTGAGCGTCCTAAGAATCAAACACTTTGTGAATGTGATGGATGTGGTGCACTTAGTCTATACGTTGAAAGTCTTGTTTCGCCAAATTCACCTTTTGATCGATGA
- the LOC107866835 gene encoding tetracycline resistance protein, class A, with protein MERIEAMEKFCCGLSHLYMTVFLSCFSAFMVIPSMTDVSLSAICPGQDECSLAIYLTGVQQVIVGLGSLVMMPVLGNLSDTYGRKVMLTVPMTLSIFPLAILAYSRTKYFFYAYYVLRTLIAMTCEGSVEFLALAYVADNVPETRRASVFGVLSGIASSAFVCGNLSARFLSTASTFQVATAMAVISLVYMKMFLPESIMKDNNFSNETEAICLLEKAPKKGLEFFKTLPSFCDMLYLLKTSSTFLHAAIVSFFVNVAQVGLEASLLFFLKAQFHFDKTQFADLMIISGIAGSISQLLLMPIVVPAFGEEKLLSIGLFFSCFHMVLYSIAWSFWVPYLGALISVLSIFAMPCLKSIVSKQIGPNEQGKVQGCITGICSFASVVSPLIFSPLTALFLSQNAPFHFPGFGIACAAFASMLAFIQSLMIKPNNDVANSSVNDSNLAEP; from the exons ATGGAAAGAATTGAAGCAATGGAGAAATTTTGTTGTGGGCTAAGTCACCTCTACATGACAGTATTTTTGAGTTGCTTCTCTGCATTCATGGTGATTCCATCTATGACTGATGTTAGTTTATCAGCCATTTGTCCTGGACAAGATGAATGTTCACTTGCTATTTACCTTACTGGGGTTCAACAAGTG ATAGTAGGATTGGGATCACTAGTGATGATGCCAGTGTTGGGGAATTTGTCAGACACATATGGGAGAAAAGTCATGCTTACTGTTCCCATGACTCTTTCCATCTTCCCTCTAG CGATATTGGCATACAGCAGGACAAAATACTTTTTCTATGCTTACTACGTGCTAAGGACCCTCATTGCTATGACTTGTGAAGGAAGTGTTGAGTTTCTTGCTCTTGCCTATGTG GCTGATAATGTTCCAGAAACTCGTCGTGCTTCTGTTTTTGGAGTCCTCTCAGGAATTGCTTCTTCTGCCTTTGTCTGTGGAAACCTCTCTGCTAGATTCCTATCCACTGCTTCCACTTTCCAA GTTGCTACAGCAATGGCAGTGATATCTTTAGTATACATGAAGATGTTCCTCCCAGAGTCGATAATGAAAGACAACAATTTTTCGAATGAAACAGAGGCTATTTGTCTATTGGAAAAAGCTCCAAAGAAAGGATTAGAATTTTTCAAGACATTGCCTTCTTTTTGTGATATGCTCTACTTGTTAAAGACCAG CTCAACATTCTTACATGCAGCTATTGTTTCGTTTTTTGTCAATGTTGCACAAGTTGGCCTTGAGGCTTCTTTACTT TTTTTCTTGAAGGCACAATTTCACTTTGACAAAACTCAATTTGCTGATTTGATGATAATTTCTGGGATAGCAGGATCCATATCACAG CTACTTCTCATGCCCATAGTAGTTCCTGCTTTTGGAGAAGAGAAGTTGCTTTCTATTGGCCTCTTCTTCAGTTGTTTTCAT ATGGTGCTTTACAGCATTGCTTGGTCCTTTTGG GTCCCTTATCTTGGTGCTTTGATCTCTGTTTTGTCTATTTTTGCAATGCCTTGT TTAAAGAGCATTGTATCTAAGCAAATTGGACCAAATGAGCAG GGAAAAGTCCAGGGGTGCATCACAGGCATATGTTCATTCGCAAGCGTAGTTTCTCCACTAATATTTAGCCCTTTAACAG CTTTATTTCTATCGCAAAATGCACCCTTTCATTTCCCCGGATTCGGTATAGCTTGTGCTGCCTTTGCCTCG ATGCTAGCCTTCATTCAGAGTCTCATGATAAAGCCTAATAATGATGTAGCCAATTCCAGTGTAAATGATTCAAATTTAGCAGAGCCATAG